The stretch of DNA CGACTACGAGCCGACGCGAACAGCATCACCTTATGATGTCAACATTGATACTAGCTTAATTGACGAAACGGGAGATATTGACTGGCAGCGTTTGGATCTCAAAGCTGAACAATTAGTTGAGCAGATATTTGCTAACTTACCAGATGTGTAAATAAGCTAGTGGCATTGGTAGAAAGGTTAATCTCATGCAGCTACTGGGAAATATGCAAGCAAATACAGAAGCAAGTTTTAGTAATGATGCGGCTGCGCTTCAAGCATCTCAACAGAAAGTTGTTTTGTACGATCGCTCGCACTGGGGAAGAATCGAAGTCAGTGACAGCGATCGCCTGCGGTTTTTGCACAACCAAAGTACGAATGATTTTACGCAACTTAAACCAGGACAGGGCTGCGACACTGTCTTTGTGACTTCTACTGCTCGCACAATTGATTTAGCCACAGCCTACGTGACTGAAGATGCTGTTGTCTTACTCGTTTCACCGAATCGCCGCGAGTTTCTTATGGAATGGCTAGATCGTTATATCTTTTTTGCCGACCAAGTCCAGCTAAAAGATGTGACATCTGAAACAGCAGCATTTAGTTTAATTGGAGCAGGAAGCGATGCCGTTTTACAGCAATTAGGAGCAGATACGGTTATCAATCAACCTTACGGACATCACACAGTAGTCCAGTTAGCAGGAAGCGAGGTACGAATTGCGGTTGGTAGCGGTTTGGCATTACCAGGATATACGCTAATTGTTCCTGTTGCTGCTGCCGCAACGGTGTGGAATAGTATTAGGCAAGTTGGAGTGGAATCTATAGGCGATCGCACGTGGGAACAGCTACGGATTCTCCAAGGGCGCCCTGTACCAGATTGCGAGCTAACGGACGATTATAATCCTTTAGAAGCGGGTTTGTGGAAAGCAATTTCTTTTAACAAGGGATGCTACATTGGGCAAGAAACGATCGCC from Chroococcidiopsis sp. TS-821 encodes:
- a CDS encoding folate-binding protein YgfZ, with protein sequence MQANTEASFSNDAAALQASQQKVVLYDRSHWGRIEVSDSDRLRFLHNQSTNDFTQLKPGQGCDTVFVTSTARTIDLATAYVTEDAVVLLVSPNRREFLMEWLDRYIFFADQVQLKDVTSETAAFSLIGAGSDAVLQQLGADTVINQPYGHHTVVQLAGSEVRIAVGSGLALPGYTLIVPVAAAATVWNSIRQVGVESIGDRTWEQLRILQGRPVPDCELTDDYNPLEAGLWKAISFNKGCYIGQETIARLNTYQGVKQRLWGIRLESLVEPGSAIAVADEKVGKLTSCIKTEQGYFGLGYIRTKAGGVGLKVKVGESEGEVIDVPFLTHEYYRGE